The Candidatus Deferrimicrobium sp. genome has a window encoding:
- the rpsA gene encoding 30S ribosomal protein S1 produces MEPDEEKTGTTGEPEEESFGEMFDRSFVAPTRYEPGRKVSARVVKVTPEWVFLDLGGKGEGVLAAKELLDEAGTVAVKEGDTIEAYFVSADGSEMLFTTRVAGGAAGSAQLEEASNSGIPVDGVVVKEIKGGFEVRLAGGARAFCPHSQMDLPRSGGQEEHVGKRAAFRITKYGEKGRNIVVSRRALLEEEEGRKTREVMATLKEGTVMKGTVTAVREFGAFVSIGPIEGLIPISEIGWERVEDIQSVLSVGQEVEVAITRLDWANRRFSFSLKKTLADPWETAVDHFPAGSRHVGKVARLAAFGAFVSLGGGVDGLLHISKLGGGKRIRSAGEVLRTGQEIEVRVDSVDPVKRRVALSLPAAESTGGAEEEAEDYSKYMEPPPSPPTLGSLGEALKAKMERKGR; encoded by the coding sequence GTGGAGCCGGACGAGGAGAAGACGGGTACGACGGGGGAACCGGAAGAGGAGAGTTTCGGGGAGATGTTCGACAGGAGCTTCGTCGCCCCGACGCGGTACGAGCCCGGGCGGAAGGTATCCGCCCGGGTCGTCAAGGTAACCCCGGAGTGGGTGTTTCTCGACCTGGGAGGGAAGGGAGAGGGCGTCCTCGCGGCGAAGGAGCTGCTGGACGAGGCGGGGACCGTCGCGGTCAAGGAGGGGGACACCATCGAGGCGTACTTCGTCTCCGCGGACGGCAGCGAGATGCTCTTCACCACCCGCGTCGCGGGAGGGGCGGCCGGGTCGGCGCAGCTGGAGGAGGCCTCGAACTCGGGGATCCCCGTGGACGGGGTCGTGGTGAAGGAGATCAAGGGGGGATTCGAGGTCCGCCTCGCGGGCGGCGCGAGGGCGTTCTGCCCCCACTCGCAGATGGATCTTCCGCGGTCCGGTGGTCAGGAGGAGCACGTCGGGAAGCGCGCCGCGTTCCGCATCACGAAGTACGGGGAAAAGGGTCGCAACATCGTCGTCTCCCGTCGGGCCTTGCTGGAAGAGGAGGAGGGGCGGAAAACGCGGGAGGTGATGGCGACGCTCAAGGAGGGAACGGTGATGAAGGGGACCGTCACCGCGGTCCGGGAGTTCGGCGCCTTCGTCTCCATCGGACCCATCGAGGGGCTCATCCCCATTTCGGAGATCGGGTGGGAGCGTGTGGAGGATATCCAGAGCGTTCTTTCCGTGGGACAGGAGGTCGAGGTCGCGATCACGCGCCTCGACTGGGCGAACAGGCGCTTCTCCTTCAGCCTCAAAAAGACGCTCGCGGACCCGTGGGAAACCGCCGTCGATCATTTCCCGGCGGGGTCCCGCCACGTCGGCAAGGTTGCCCGTTTGGCCGCCTTCGGGGCCTTTGTCTCCCTCGGCGGGGGAGTGGACGGCCTGCTCCACATATCGAAACTCGGCGGGGGGAAGCGGATCCGGAGCGCGGGAGAGGTTCTCCGCACGGGGCAGGAGATCGAAGTGAGGGTGGACTCGGTCGACCCCGTGAAGCGTCGCGTCGCCCTATCCCTTCCGGCGGCGGAAAGCACGGGGGGGGCCGAAGAGGAAGCGGAGGATTACTCGAAGTACATGGAGCCGCCGCCCTCTCCCCCGACCCTCGGTTCCCTGGGGGAAGCCCTCAAGGCGAAAATGGAGCGGAAAGGGAGGTAA
- a CDS encoding YtxH domain-containing protein: MDERNDGVATGAMLVLVGAILGAGAALLFAPQSGRKTRRDISRYARKTGRLVEGVAGEVVGSVIGMADAVEEKAEEFLEKGKDLSKESLEAVLDALNDGQQRLGRQRDRLVKLLG, encoded by the coding sequence ATGGACGAGAGGAACGACGGTGTGGCGACGGGAGCGATGCTGGTGCTGGTGGGTGCGATTCTCGGGGCCGGCGCAGCCTTGCTGTTCGCGCCCCAATCGGGACGGAAAACGCGCAGGGACATCTCCCGGTACGCCAGGAAGACGGGCAGGTTAGTGGAAGGGGTGGCGGGGGAGGTCGTCGGGAGCGTGATCGGGATGGCCGACGCCGTCGAGGAGAAGGCGGAGGAATTCCTCGAAAAGGGGAAAGATCTCTCCAAGGAGTCCCTGGAGGCGGTGCTCGACGCGCTGAACGATGGGCAGCAGCGTCTGGGACGGCAGCGGGACCGGCTGGTGAAATTGCTGGGGTAG
- a CDS encoding NADPH:quinone reductase produces the protein MKAIRVRAFGPPEVMRLEEVPDPSPGRGQVLVRIRAAGVNPVETYVRSGAYARRPALPYTPGNDAAGIVEAVGDGVRGVSAGDRVYTSETVSGAYAELALCDETRVHPLPSSASYAQGAAVGVPCATAWRALFQRARAVPGETVLIHGASGGVGIAAVQIARAAGLRVFGTAGTADGIALVLRVGAHTVFDHRSEGHMEEAMAATGGRGFDVILEMLSNVNLARDLKTLAMGGRVVVIGSRGTVEIDPRDTMARDASIVGMSLFNMPDADRAVVHAALVAGLESGTLRPVIGRELPLSAAPESHVTVMSPGARGKIVLVP, from the coding sequence ATGAAAGCAATCCGCGTCCGCGCGTTCGGTCCGCCCGAAGTGATGCGCCTGGAGGAGGTTCCGGACCCCTCGCCGGGCCGGGGGCAGGTCCTCGTCCGTATCCGGGCCGCGGGGGTGAATCCAGTGGAGACGTATGTACGGTCCGGGGCATACGCCCGCCGCCCGGCGCTGCCCTACACTCCCGGGAACGACGCCGCCGGCATCGTCGAGGCGGTGGGAGACGGAGTCCGGGGTGTGAGCGCGGGCGACCGCGTCTACACCTCGGAAACTGTCAGCGGCGCCTACGCGGAGCTTGCCCTGTGCGACGAGACACGGGTCCACCCGCTTCCCTCCAGCGCCTCGTACGCGCAAGGGGCCGCGGTCGGCGTACCGTGCGCCACCGCATGGCGCGCCCTCTTCCAGCGGGCGCGTGCGGTCCCGGGGGAGACGGTCCTGATCCACGGAGCGAGCGGAGGCGTGGGGATCGCGGCGGTCCAGATTGCCCGGGCCGCGGGTCTGCGCGTCTTCGGAACGGCGGGGACCGCCGATGGGATCGCCCTGGTCCTGCGCGTAGGGGCCCACACCGTATTCGACCACCGTTCGGAGGGACACATGGAAGAGGCGATGGCGGCGACAGGGGGCCGGGGATTCGACGTCATCCTGGAGATGCTGTCCAACGTGAACCTGGCGCGGGATCTCAAGACCCTCGCGATGGGCGGGCGGGTCGTCGTGATCGGCAGCCGGGGGACCGTGGAGATCGATCCCCGGGACACGATGGCCCGGGACGCCTCGATCGTCGGCATGTCCCTCTTCAACATGCCGGACGCCGATCGGGCCGTCGTCCACGCCGCCCTCGTCGCGGGGCTCGAGAGCGGGACGCTTCGCCCCGTCATCGGCCGGGAGCTGCCACTGTCCGCGGCGCCGGAGAGCCATGTCACCGTGATGTCCCCGGGCGCGAGGGGAAAGATCGTGCTGGTCCCCTGA
- a CDS encoding outer membrane protein, with the protein MKRRAPVFLVFLLLAILAVPAFAAGPYVGIEGGATFLQKAKVTGGFPDFDLKTDTGYGLGVVGGFDFGTCRLEGEFAYRKNENKDVSGGFTGDVGGDFSSMALMVNGYYDFKMVSPVFYPYLGVGIGGARDSLKVENGGTLIDDDKFVFAYQAAAGVAFNVTQELALDLGYKYFATTKPEFEESAGGGKAKVEYMSHNIFLGLRYSF; encoded by the coding sequence ATGAAAAGGAGAGCTCCGGTTTTTCTCGTATTCCTGCTTCTTGCCATTCTTGCCGTTCCAGCGTTCGCGGCGGGTCCTTATGTCGGCATCGAAGGCGGGGCAACCTTTCTGCAGAAGGCGAAAGTCACCGGGGGCTTCCCGGACTTCGACCTCAAGACCGACACTGGCTACGGCCTGGGCGTAGTCGGCGGGTTCGACTTCGGGACGTGCCGGCTCGAGGGGGAGTTCGCCTACCGGAAAAATGAGAACAAGGATGTGTCGGGTGGGTTCACAGGCGATGTCGGCGGAGATTTTTCCTCGATGGCGCTGATGGTGAACGGATACTACGACTTCAAGATGGTCTCTCCCGTATTTTACCCGTATCTGGGCGTGGGCATCGGGGGAGCCAGGGATTCCCTCAAGGTGGAGAATGGGGGGACGCTGATCGATGACGACAAGTTCGTTTTCGCGTACCAGGCCGCCGCGGGAGTGGCCTTCAATGTCACGCAGGAGCTGGCCCTCGATCTGGGGTACAAATATTTCGCGACCACCAAACCCGAGTTCGAAGAATCGGCCGGAGGAGGCAAGGCGAAGGTGGAGTACATGAGCCACAACATCTTCCTGGGGCTCCGGTACAGCTTCTAG
- a CDS encoding NUDIX hydrolase, with protein sequence METRNRSTIFTGLVVDIEQFEVRIGEKGWHTFQIVRHPGGAGVLPLHDDGTVTLIRQLRPAVGGTLLEIPAGRLHSGEDPAECGGREMTEETGLSASELVPLGYFYPSPGVFDEVIHLFLGTGLSQGKSRPEQYEEIATERMPVGKALRLAASGEIRDGKTIAALLRAGSVIR encoded by the coding sequence ATGGAAACGCGGAACCGGTCGACGATCTTCACCGGGCTAGTCGTGGACATCGAGCAGTTCGAGGTCCGGATCGGGGAGAAGGGGTGGCACACCTTCCAGATCGTGCGGCACCCGGGGGGCGCCGGCGTCCTCCCGCTGCACGACGACGGAACGGTCACGCTGATCCGGCAGCTGCGGCCCGCGGTCGGCGGCACCCTCCTCGAGATCCCGGCGGGCCGGCTTCATTCGGGCGAGGACCCGGCGGAATGCGGCGGCAGGGAGATGACCGAGGAGACGGGGCTCTCCGCCAGCGAACTGGTCCCGCTCGGCTATTTCTACCCTTCCCCCGGCGTCTTCGACGAGGTGATCCACCTGTTCCTCGGCACCGGGCTGTCGCAGGGGAAATCGCGGCCGGAGCAATACGAGGAGATCGCGACGGAGCGGATGCCGGTCGGCAAAGCGCTTCGCCTCGCGGCCTCGGGGGAGATCCGGGACGGGAAGACGATCGCTGCGCTGTTGCGGGCCGGGAGCGTCATCCGGTAG